CAGACACATCTTCCCTACACTTTCGCCAACAGACACATCTTCCCTACACTCTCGCCAACAGACACATCTTCCCTACACTCTCGCCAACAGACACATCTTCCCTACATTCTCGACATCCCTGCCTTCAACTTGACCTTCTCGGATAAAGCTGAAGTCAAAGGCCAGGATGAAAGTGCTGATTGCTGGAACgaagaaggaaaagacaaaagtgagccaaaagaaaaatatatgttcgTTCCTGGACTCCACAGAAAAGAGTTTTAGagttatatatgttgatatgatgatattaccagCAAGCCGACCGTAACCATATAAGAAGAACTGACTTGGTGTTCGTTGTGATGAACCGTATAAGCATACGCTTCTAAACTACGTCGTGGAAAAATCAGCAGCTTCTGCCCCTCAGGTCTCCGGTGTCACAAACTCTGTAACCCCGCCATTGTCACGGTGATACTAGAGAACCTCCAACTCCTGTCCCCAGGGTATACAAACCTGTTACCTGCACTAACGTACCAAGCTGCAGCCATCTCACCCGTATGTGTATTATATAACGAAGTCTGTTGAATGACTGAAGTATGGCACTTACATCACAGCATGTGGGGTGTATGTAACATGGTCAACAGGTGAGAATGAAGTGGATAAAGAATGGACAGTGATGCCAAGTGTCGTCAGAGGGATCCGGTAGCAGGGTACACCATGTGATAATGTAATGCCAGGTGTCGTCTGAGGGTCCGGTAGCCGGGTACACTATGTGATGCCAAGTGTCGTCAGTGGGTGCGGTAGCAGGGTACACCATGTGATGCCAAGTGTCGTCTGAGGGTCCGGTAGTAGGGTACACTATGTGATGCCAAGTGTCGTCAGTGGGTGCGGTAGCAGGGTATACCATGTGATGCCAAGTGTCGTCAGTGGGTCCGGTAGCAGGGTACACTATGTGATGCCAAGTGTCGTCAGTGGGTCCGGTAGCAGGGTACACTATGTGATGCCAAGTGTCGTCAGTGGGTCCGGTAGCAGGGTACACCATGTGATGCCAAGTGTCGTCAGTGGGTTCGGTAGCAGGGTACACTATGTGATGCCAAGTGTCGTCAGTGGGTCCGGTAACAGGGTACACCATGTGATGCCAAGTGTCGTCAGTGGGTTCGGTAGCAGGGTACACTATGTGATGCCAAGTGTCGTCAGTGAGTCCGGTAGCAGGGTACACCATGTGATGCCAAGTGTCGTCAGTGGGTCCGGTAGCAGGGTACACTATGTGATGCCAAGTGTCGTCAGTGGGTCCGGTAGCAGGGTACACTATGTGATGCCAAGTGTCGTCAGTGGGTCCGGTAGCAGGGTACACCATGTGATGCCAAGTGTCGTCAGTGGGTCCAGTAACAGGGTACACCATGTGATGCCAAGTGTCGTCAGTGGGTCCGGTAACAGGGTACACCATGTGATGCCAAGTGTCGTCAGTGGGTCCGGTAACAGGGTACACCATGTGATGCCAAGTGTCGTCAGTGGGTCCAGTAACAGGGTACACCATGTGATGCCAAGTGTCGTCAGTGGGTTCGGTAGCAGGGTACACTATGTGATGCCAAGTGTCGTTAGTGGGTCCGGTAGCAGGGTATACCATGTGATGCCAAGTGTCGTTAGTGGGTCCGGTAGCAGGGTACACTATGTGATGCCAAGTATCGTCAGTGGGTCCAGTAACAGGGTACACTATGTGATGCCAAGTGTCGTCAGTGGGACGGTCCAGTAGCAGTGTACACGTCCATGTGCTGACACATTCCAGTTCACATTTGAGTGTTCATCAAGTTCGATATTGACGTCTGACGGATCTTGTCTTTGATGTCAACTGTACAAGAATGTCGTCatgccacatcctcacctcctggcTGTCAACATCCCGGGTCATGCGAGAAACAATGAACATAGTTACTGTGGCCAAGCCTGGAGATGATGCACCGCCATGAACCACTGGTGAGGACGCATGCGTACCTCAGCACCACACGCACGTAAATACGCGTACACATTCACCACTTGGGGACCTCAGGATCAGTGATGACGCattcaccgatatatatatatatatatatatatatatatatatatatatatatatatatatatatatatatatatatatatatcatcgtcacTGTACTTATTTGTACATGATCAAGAACAGGTCAGCAGCCCCAGGGGTCAGCAGGTCTagccccaggggtcaccaggtcaCGTCAGGGATCACCAGGTCACGCCAAGGGTCAGCAGGTCAGCCCAAGGGGTCACGAGATCACGTCAGGGATCACCAGGTCACGCCAAGGGTAGGCAGGTCagccccaggggtcaccaggtcaCGTCAGGGATCACCAGGCCACGCCAGGGGTCACCAGGTCACGTCAGGGATCACCAGGTCACGCCAAGGGTCGGCAGGTCAGCCCTAAGGGTTCAGGCAGTGGATGGTCTCCACTGAAGCGGAAGTTCCCCTTCGGTATCAGGTAAAGCTGTGGATTTCCCCCCCGGGCTGATAAGCCCTGGCTTCATGGCTCTCCCTGGGGGCCACCATGCACCAGGCCATAAACCCGGGTGACTAGTGACGCTCTAGTGACTGTCGTTAGTGTGGCTCGgtcggaggagggggggggggcgttgagCGGGAAGCCCTCAGTCTGTCAGAGGTAGTTCGAGGTCAGCTTGGGGATCGGCGGCTTTATCAGCGAAGCAGCAGGGGAGAAGTGTGGGAAACTGACGTATGGCAGCGGTGCTCCACCccgacacccacctcccacacacacatgtacacactggTGGCTACGATTACAGGATGACGGCATATTACCCAGGTGAGGGACACACTGACTGCTGCCCACACTAGACGTCCAACTTGACCATCAACAGCCACGCACGGACGGCGTCCAGCGAACACACCAGCGACGCACTGAACCTGGCGACTCTATGGCCCAAGCTGGGGGTCCAGCGAACACACCAGCGACGCACTGAACCTGGCGACTCTATGAGCCAAGCTGGGAGTCCAGCGAACACACCAGCGACGCACTGAACCTGGCGACTCTATGAGCCAAGCTGGGAGTCCAGCGAACACACCAGCGACGCACTGAACCTGGCGACTCTATGAGCCAAGCTGGGAGTCCAGCGAACACACCAGCGACGCACTGAACCTGGCGACTCTATGAGCCAAGCTGGGGTCCAGCGAACACACCAGCGACGCACTGAACCTGGCGACTCTATGAGCCAAGCTGGGGGGTGACGTGGTAAACTGCTCAACGTCTTATGGGGCCGTAACCTGTGTGATAGAACTGTGACGTCCAGGAAGAGAGCGAGAGcgaccaccacaacagcagcagcagcagtgactaccaccacaacagcagcagcagtagtgactaccaccacagcagcagtaggagcagtaaCCACCACAACAGGAGCAGTgaccaccacaacagctgcagcagcagtgactaccataacagcagcagcagcagtgaccaccacaacagcagcagtgaccaccacaacagcagtaggagcagtAACCACCACAACAGGAGCAGTGAccactacaacagcagcagcagcagtgactaccataacagcagcagcagcagtgaccaccacaacagtagcagtgaccaccacaacagctgcagcagcagtgactaccataacagcagcagcagcagtgactaccacaacagcagtaggagcagtgactaccacaacagcagcagcagcagtgactaccaccacaacagcagcagcagcagtgactaccaccacaacagcagtaggagcagtGACCACCACAACAGGAGCAGTgaccaccacaacagctgcagcagcagtgactaccaccacaacagcagcagcagcagtgactaccaccacaacagcagcagcagcagtgactaccaccacaacagcagtaggagcagtgaccaccacaacagcagtaggagcagtgactaccacaacagcagcaggagcagtgaccaccacaacagctgcagcaacagtgaccaccaccacaacagcagcaggagcagtgaccaccacaacagcagcactgaccaccacaacagcagcagcagtgaccaccacaacagtagcagtgaccaccacaacagcaactgtaaccaccacaacagcagcagtgacCACCACCATAACATCAGCAGCAGTGactaccaccacagcagcagcaggagcagtgaccaccactacagcagcagcaggagcagtgaccaccaccacagcagcagtgaccaccaccacaacagcaggagcagtgacTACCACTACAGCAGAAGGCCTCACCTGGGGGCAACACACGGAGGACTATGGCCCGCCAAGCGTCAGCATCACCCGTGCTCCTGGGTAAGTAACCGCGCCATCCACCAGCCCACACCCTCTCCACGAACCCTCCAACTGTCACTAAGTTTCGTAGGGAAAACTTACATCCAACAATTACCTGCGGGGAAATTAAGTGATAGCATTAGAAATTACAGTGTTATAGGAAAGTTTCGTAGGGCAACTTACATCCAACAATTACCTGCGGGAAAATTAAGTGATAGCATTAGAAATTACAGTGTTATAGGAAAATACAGTATGCATTAACGGGTAATGCAGTAGCCATACACTCCATGAGCTGCTTCTATTTGACGCTGTTGTGTATTCATTTGTTATTTGCGAGGGAAATATAGAGTGAAACACCATGTGaatgtatctatatatttttttttcatgaaattattTCTACGTACGAGGTTGCAGTAATTGAAAGCGAT
The window above is part of the Panulirus ornatus isolate Po-2019 chromosome 55, ASM3632096v1, whole genome shotgun sequence genome. Proteins encoded here:
- the LOC139765733 gene encoding uncharacterized protein — protein: MIKNRSAAPGVSRSSPRGHQVTSGITRSRQGSAGQPKGSRDHVRDHQVTPRNCDVQEESESDHHNSSSSSDYHHNSSSSSDYHHSSSRSSNHHNRSSDHHNSCSSSDYHNSSSSSDHHNSSSDHHNSSRSSNHHNRSSDHYNSSSSSDYHNSSSSSDHHNSSSDHHNSCSSSDYHNSSSSSDYHNSSRSSDYHNSSSSSDYHHNSSSSSDYHHNSSRSSDHHNRSSDHHNSCSSSDYHHNSSSSSDYHHNSSSSSDYHHNSSRSSDHHNSSRSSDYHNSSRSSDHHNSCSNSDHHHNSSRSSDHHNSSTDHHNSSSSDHHNSSSDHHNSNCNHHNSSSDHHHNISSSDYHHSSSRSSDHHYSSSRSSDHHHSSSDHHHNSRSSDYHYSRRPHLGATHGGLWPAKRQHHPCSWGW